The uncultured Desulfobulbus sp. genome window below encodes:
- the ercA gene encoding alcohol dehydrogenase-like regulatory protein ErcA translates to MLTELNIRKFLAPEIIYGDGAIELLGRCVLNYGATRVFIVTDQGIVEAGLLQRAQTILAAAEVELVVYDKVSPNPRDHEVMEAAELYRQSHCDIIIALGGGSPMDCAKGVAIVAANDKHILAFKGVEKVEIPGPPLICLPTTAGSSADVSQFAIINNTEERVKVAIISKTMVPDLALLDPGLTLSMDHELTLCTGMDALVHAIEAYVSSACSQLTDLHALEAIRLVHQYLPQVLKNLNDVDLREQMMLASLEAGLAFSNASLGAVHAMAHSLGGLLDLPHGECNTLLLDAVIRRNYEAVPERYDRIGEIFGLQMSDIAPQDRAQAISEAIVVFKGKLGFVSGLNQRGVRLDDVTLLAQKALADPCMVTNPRRFEVADIEAIFKEAF, encoded by the coding sequence ATGTTGACAGAGTTAAATATTCGTAAATTTTTAGCTCCAGAAATAATCTACGGTGACGGGGCAATTGAATTACTTGGTCGTTGTGTACTGAACTATGGTGCCACGAGAGTCTTTATCGTCACCGATCAGGGGATTGTAGAGGCGGGACTTTTACAGCGCGCCCAAACTATTCTTGCCGCCGCCGAGGTTGAGCTGGTCGTCTACGATAAAGTCAGCCCTAATCCTCGAGATCACGAGGTTATGGAAGCCGCAGAGCTGTACCGCCAGTCGCATTGCGATATCATTATCGCCCTGGGGGGAGGCAGCCCCATGGACTGCGCTAAGGGCGTCGCCATTGTCGCTGCCAATGATAAACATATCCTGGCCTTCAAAGGTGTAGAAAAGGTAGAAATTCCAGGTCCACCGCTGATCTGCCTTCCCACCACTGCCGGCTCATCTGCCGATGTCTCACAGTTTGCTATCATCAATAATACCGAAGAACGGGTGAAAGTCGCCATAATCAGTAAAACTATGGTCCCGGATCTTGCTCTCCTTGATCCAGGTCTGACCCTGAGTATGGATCATGAGTTGACTCTGTGCACGGGGATGGATGCTTTGGTGCATGCCATCGAAGCGTATGTCAGCTCTGCCTGCTCACAACTCACCGACCTGCATGCGCTGGAGGCAATTCGTCTGGTTCATCAGTATCTTCCCCAAGTGCTCAAAAATTTGAATGATGTCGATCTCAGGGAGCAAATGATGCTGGCAAGCCTAGAAGCCGGGCTTGCCTTTTCCAACGCCAGTCTGGGGGCGGTGCATGCCATGGCCCATAGTTTGGGCGGGTTACTTGATCTGCCCCATGGCGAGTGTAACACCTTGCTCTTGGATGCTGTGATCAGGCGCAATTATGAAGCCGTACCCGAGCGGTATGATCGTATTGGCGAGATTTTTGGGCTCCAGATGTCAGATATTGCCCCTCAAGACCGAGCGCAGGCAATTTCCGAGGCGATAGTGGTGTTTAAGGGGAAGCTTGGTTTTGTCTCTGGTCTGAATCAGCGGGGTGTACGCCTGGATGATGTCACCTTGCTTGCGCAAAAAGCGCTTGCTGATCCCTGCATGGTCACCAATCCGCGTCGCTTTGAAGTTGCGGATATCGAGGCTATCTTCAAGGAGGCTTTTTAA
- a CDS encoding YkgJ family cysteine cluster protein, translating into MNALKAPDEAALRTIFAPCRQCGTCCKSYRKIALQPDEVDFIKKMGGHVGVDISLSQLRKQSMESLEAEALAKGQLYMIHPDENGCVFLQKVNGKYCCKIYHHRPQTCRGFRCTLADTSFFDLFARDSIHLLGQDRFGRAFAPCKQKENDKLSMSE; encoded by the coding sequence ATGAATGCACTCAAAGCCCCTGACGAAGCCGCATTACGAACTATCTTTGCCCCCTGCCGACAGTGCGGGACCTGCTGTAAATCGTATCGTAAAATTGCACTGCAGCCCGACGAAGTGGATTTTATCAAAAAAATGGGAGGCCATGTTGGCGTTGATATCAGTTTAAGCCAGTTGCGCAAACAGTCCATGGAATCCCTGGAGGCCGAGGCTCTGGCAAAGGGACAGCTGTATATGATTCATCCCGATGAGAATGGTTGTGTTTTTCTGCAGAAAGTCAACGGGAAGTACTGCTGCAAAATTTATCATCACCGGCCCCAGACCTGCCGAGGATTTCGCTGTACTCTGGCGGATACCAGCTTTTTTGATCTCTTTGCTCGAGATAGCATCCATCTGTTAGGACAGGACCGTTTTGGACGTGCTTTTGCCCCCTGTAAGCAGAAGGAAAATGATAAGCTGTCAATGAGCGAATAA
- a CDS encoding histone deacetylase, translating to MHKRPGIVTDQRYFDHAIPKHSLENPLRLRHLYTCLQAEPYKNRYQPIRPREASTQEIEAVHSSFYQEQLREYANLEDPFSYDRDTYLMEQSLYTAALAAGGCLDLADKILAGEIDHGFALVRPPGHHAEPGRGMGFCLYNNVAITAEYLRRVYGMQRILILDFDVHHGNGTQAAFYETDQVLFCSIHQEKLFPFSGQAHEVGTGKGYGYTLNLPVHQQFGDAEYLYLFNRVLGNVIEQYLPQIILVSAGYDGHQDDSISRTLLTTQWFYVVTELLKFFAHEFCDDRLLYILEGGYNPVSLEASVLATIDSLLTPCGKRPGVVFSPRAAKILEQHPVHQFWTL from the coding sequence ATGCATAAACGACCAGGTATTGTCACTGATCAGCGGTATTTTGATCATGCAATCCCCAAACATTCCTTGGAAAACCCCTTACGCCTGCGGCACCTCTACACCTGTCTTCAGGCTGAGCCATATAAAAACCGTTATCAGCCTATTCGGCCCCGCGAAGCATCCACCCAAGAGATTGAGGCGGTGCATTCGAGTTTTTACCAGGAGCAGTTACGTGAGTATGCCAATCTAGAGGATCCATTTTCCTATGATCGCGATACCTATCTTATGGAACAGAGTCTCTATACTGCAGCGCTTGCTGCTGGAGGATGTCTGGATCTGGCAGATAAAATACTTGCCGGGGAGATAGACCATGGTTTTGCCCTGGTGCGACCACCGGGACACCATGCCGAGCCTGGTCGGGGGATGGGATTTTGTCTCTATAACAATGTCGCAATTACCGCGGAGTATTTGCGCCGAGTATACGGTATGCAGAGGATTTTAATCCTTGATTTTGATGTCCACCACGGCAACGGGACCCAGGCGGCTTTTTACGAGACAGACCAGGTTTTATTTTGCTCTATTCATCAGGAAAAACTCTTTCCCTTTAGTGGGCAGGCCCATGAGGTCGGAACCGGCAAAGGCTATGGGTATACGCTTAACCTTCCGGTGCACCAGCAGTTTGGAGATGCCGAGTACCTCTATCTGTTCAATAGGGTGCTTGGCAATGTGATCGAGCAGTATCTGCCCCAGATTATATTGGTCTCAGCTGGTTACGATGGTCACCAGGATGACTCCATTAGTCGCACCCTGCTCACCACCCAGTGGTTTTATGTGGTTACGGAACTGCTCAAGTTTTTTGCTCATGAGTTTTGTGATGATCGTTTGCTCTATATTTTAGAGGGGGGCTACAACCCCGTGAGTCTCGAAGCCTCGGTGTTGGCGACAATCGATAGCCTTCTGACCCCCTGCGGTAAGCGTCCTGGCGTTGTTTTTTCACCGCGGGCAGCTAAAATTTTAGAGCAGCATCCCGTTCATCAATTTTGGACTCTATAA
- a CDS encoding GNAT family protein codes for MTIFGNKLFTIRLLLRRIEKEDAELISRWSCDPLAFGLYLSPEHLPVPEIQRQIEAGMLWSERNKTFLMELREGEPVGTIHYWVRAEDPITAVIALKVANPEMRGKGYGTEAQKYLILFLFDRLNLRRVEMYTDVNNLAQQRCLDKLGFELVQATPYTDQQVQRLGYLYRLEWERFLKEPIYQYHYA; via the coding sequence ATGACCATCTTTGGCAATAAGTTATTTACGATCCGCCTGCTCCTCCGTCGCATCGAAAAAGAGGATGCAGAGCTCATCTCTCGCTGGAGCTGCGACCCTCTTGCCTTTGGTTTGTACCTGAGCCCGGAGCATCTCCCTGTTCCAGAAATACAACGGCAGATCGAGGCCGGTATGCTCTGGAGTGAGCGCAACAAGACCTTTTTAATGGAGTTGCGTGAAGGCGAGCCGGTGGGGACCATCCATTACTGGGTACGCGCAGAGGATCCTATTACTGCTGTCATCGCACTTAAAGTAGCGAACCCGGAGATGCGCGGGAAAGGGTATGGGACTGAAGCACAGAAGTATCTGATTTTATTTCTTTTTGATCGATTGAATCTGCGGCGGGTAGAAATGTATACCGATGTCAACAATTTGGCGCAGCAGCGGTGTCTGGATAAGCTCGGTTTTGAACTTGTCCAGGCAACGCCCTATACCGATCAGCAGGTTCAGCGACTTGGTTATCTGTACCGCCTGGAGTGGGAGCGATTTCTTAAAGAACCCATCTATCAGTATCACTATGCATAA
- a CDS encoding PAS domain-containing protein — protein sequence MASGANTPGNLDMRLLETRDEAGFVVDDKRTIIWANNAFYKTFNLSSAEVIGKMTCEETCNLHLCGTKDCPVEKAKRLHKPVSAEAVHNNGAGLRYYRSQASHVAESEDQTLVVMADITREKELEARLNQMETDLNVIPTPIMEIDDKFTVTFINPAGAGVAGLTPDEAVGKKCFDLFKTPHCKTEKCACLRAMKTDSVVSEQTIARPRDGVIVPIKYTGAPIKDAKGNIIGAVEYVLDVTDEARQQQLADEKIENLNTIPTPIMSIDTDFTITFMNPAGAGVVGMSPDEAVGKKCYDLFKTPHCKTEKCACLRAMKTDGVVSEQTIARPKEGVIIPIKYTGAPIKDAKGNIKGALEYVLDVTEESKHQQMANEKIENLNAIPTPIMSIDPDFTITYMNPAGASVVGLSPDEMVGKKCYDFFRTPHCRTEKCACTQAMSTDGIVTEETIARPREGVIVPIKYTGAPIKDAKGNIKGALEFILDITEEAKQRHDANTKIENLNAIPTPIMSIDTEYTVTFINPAGASAVGLAPDAAIGRKCYELFKTPHCQTEKCACLRAMNSDSVISEETIARPRDGVIMPIKYTGAPIKDAKGNITGALEFVLDITDEARQRQDANEKIENLNAIPTPIFSIDTDFSITYINPAGAQALGVSADELIGKKCYNFFNTGHCRTEHCSCNQAMQSDQVISSKTVARINGRDIAIKYTGAPIKDAKGNIKGALEFVLDVSAEAEVEQLVSTASSEVAGLVADSQQRMGQVKKDMQVMNEAIEQEVVRLDASEATIRQMLASSNEMLGVSEKVNQLAGSVSSEAENGRKAGAEAGEKMQQINRSMQQNNEMVATLVSQVEKIGGFVDIIKEIASQTNLLAFNAAIEAARAGDAGRGFAVVADEVRKLAENSSRSAVDISNIVKMVENDSRQTITAMQDGMRMLDDGSKVINTALSAMDEISSGIMTISTSIDDVSGRAADLADHGQKVMEQIQTVVQTAGDNRKTTETVQDSVGDTVAALERLMASSSSLQSAVNNMTK from the coding sequence ATGGCATCTGGAGCAAATACACCTGGCAATTTGGATATGCGTTTGCTGGAGACTCGGGACGAGGCGGGGTTTGTCGTAGATGATAAGCGCACCATTATTTGGGCCAACAATGCGTTTTACAAAACGTTCAACCTGAGCTCTGCTGAGGTGATTGGCAAGATGACCTGTGAAGAGACCTGCAACCTGCATCTCTGCGGAACCAAAGATTGCCCGGTTGAAAAGGCCAAGCGCCTCCATAAGCCTGTGAGCGCAGAAGCTGTCCACAATAACGGGGCTGGCCTGCGCTACTACCGTTCTCAGGCCAGTCATGTAGCCGAATCCGAAGACCAGACCCTGGTTGTTATGGCAGATATCACCCGGGAGAAAGAACTGGAAGCTCGACTGAACCAGATGGAGACCGACCTTAATGTTATCCCCACGCCGATTATGGAGATCGACGATAAATTTACAGTAACGTTTATTAATCCGGCCGGAGCTGGAGTGGCTGGATTGACGCCGGATGAGGCCGTGGGAAAAAAATGTTTTGATCTTTTTAAGACGCCGCACTGTAAAACCGAAAAATGCGCCTGCCTGCGAGCGATGAAGACTGACAGCGTTGTCTCAGAGCAGACTATCGCTCGCCCAAGGGATGGGGTCATTGTGCCCATTAAGTACACCGGTGCGCCGATTAAGGATGCCAAAGGCAATATTATCGGAGCTGTTGAATACGTTCTTGATGTCACCGATGAAGCCAGACAGCAGCAGTTAGCTGATGAGAAAATTGAAAACCTCAATACCATCCCCACGCCAATCATGTCCATTGATACCGATTTCACCATCACCTTCATGAATCCCGCCGGGGCGGGTGTGGTCGGAATGAGCCCCGATGAGGCGGTAGGCAAGAAATGTTATGATCTTTTTAAGACGCCGCACTGTAAAACCGAGAAGTGTGCCTGCCTCCGGGCCATGAAAACCGACGGTGTTGTCTCCGAGCAGACCATTGCCCGACCAAAAGAAGGGGTGATTATTCCCATTAAGTATACCGGTGCTCCAATCAAGGATGCCAAAGGCAATATTAAAGGAGCCCTCGAATACGTCTTGGATGTGACCGAAGAAAGTAAGCACCAGCAGATGGCCAATGAGAAAATTGAAAATCTCAATGCCATTCCGACCCCGATCATGTCCATTGATCCCGATTTTACTATCACCTATATGAACCCGGCAGGAGCTTCTGTGGTGGGGCTCAGTCCGGACGAGATGGTGGGCAAGAAATGTTATGATTTTTTTAGGACACCCCATTGTCGTACCGAGAAATGTGCCTGCACCCAGGCTATGTCCACCGATGGCATCGTCACCGAGGAAACCATAGCTCGGCCGCGTGAAGGGGTGATTGTGCCCATCAAATATACCGGGGCTCCCATCAAGGATGCCAAAGGGAATATCAAAGGGGCTCTTGAGTTTATTCTAGATATCACCGAAGAGGCTAAACAGCGGCACGATGCCAACACCAAGATTGAAAATCTCAATGCCATCCCCACCCCGATCATGTCGATCGACACCGAGTATACCGTGACCTTCATAAACCCGGCGGGAGCTTCGGCAGTCGGCCTGGCCCCTGATGCCGCCATTGGCCGCAAGTGTTATGAGTTGTTTAAAACACCGCATTGCCAGACCGAAAAATGCGCCTGTCTCCGGGCGATGAACAGTGATTCGGTCATCAGTGAAGAGACCATCGCCCGGCCACGAGATGGGGTTATCATGCCGATTAAGTACACCGGGGCGCCCATCAAAGACGCCAAAGGCAATATCACCGGTGCCTTGGAGTTTGTCCTTGATATCACCGATGAGGCCCGGCAACGTCAGGATGCCAATGAAAAAATTGAAAATCTGAATGCCATTCCCACGCCGATTTTCTCGATTGATACCGATTTTTCTATCACCTATATCAACCCGGCTGGTGCCCAAGCCCTCGGGGTGAGTGCCGACGAATTGATCGGCAAGAAATGCTATAATTTTTTTAATACAGGCCATTGTCGAACAGAACACTGTTCCTGCAATCAGGCCATGCAGAGCGATCAGGTAATCTCGAGCAAGACGGTTGCCCGGATCAATGGCCGTGACATCGCCATCAAGTACACCGGTGCTCCGATTAAAGATGCCAAGGGTAACATCAAAGGCGCGCTTGAGTTTGTCCTTGATGTCAGTGCAGAGGCCGAGGTTGAACAGTTGGTCAGCACCGCCAGCAGCGAGGTCGCCGGCCTGGTAGCCGACTCCCAGCAACGTATGGGCCAGGTTAAAAAAGATATGCAGGTGATGAACGAGGCGATCGAGCAGGAGGTTGTTCGCTTGGATGCCTCGGAGGCCACCATTCGTCAGATGTTGGCATCTTCCAATGAGATGCTGGGAGTCAGCGAAAAGGTGAACCAGTTGGCTGGGTCCGTTTCTTCCGAGGCGGAAAATGGACGCAAGGCAGGCGCGGAAGCCGGTGAAAAGATGCAGCAAATCAACCGCTCCATGCAACAAAATAATGAGATGGTGGCGACGCTGGTCTCTCAGGTTGAAAAAATTGGTGGCTTTGTCGACATCATCAAAGAGATCGCCTCGCAGACGAACCTGTTGGCTTTTAATGCTGCTATTGAGGCTGCTCGAGCCGGTGATGCCGGGCGCGGCTTTGCCGTGGTTGCCGATGAAGTCCGTAAACTGGCTGAAAATAGTTCCCGTTCAGCGGTTGATATTTCCAATATCGTTAAAATGGTGGAGAACGACAGCCGCCAGACTATTACCGCCATGCAGGACGGCATGCGCATGCTCGATGATGGCTCCAAGGTCATTAATACCGCTTTGAGTGCCATGGATGAGATCTCCAGTGGTATCATGACGATTTCTACGTCCATAGACGATGTCAGTGGCAGGGCGGCGGATCTGGCAGATCATGGTCAGAAGGTGATGGAGCAGATACAAACGGTTGTGCAAACCGCAGGGGATAATCGTAAGACCACGGAAACCGTACAGGACTCTGTGGGTGATACGGTTGCTGCCCTGGAGCGGCTCATGGCCTCGAGCAGTTCTTTGCAGTCGGCGGTGAATAATATGACCAAGTAG
- a CDS encoding chemotaxis protein CheW, with product MKDQLFASFILDQQTDVEIAMPAEQVVEALVLDEQIQPLPTGAAFLEGIMPLRGDVIPVINLKKRLELAVTAYGPEAKVAVVQVRSKRYGLLVEDIRDVLRVGSESIEALPAFLMSKESVITDLIKLDGGKRTLELIDLEKLFPGSPDSVETDSNQGEVIAPRQRCYQQFVLYSCRNQVYGVPVAEAREICFFANIDETFRSGKVQGALQLRGQTIPVLCSAVLLGCSTEDLKPTEDTRILVMHSETLSFGLIVDKVHQILVVAEDEILPIPGEHLPHLQGVCSSASFTNIMLLNVQGLISTQIDKISAMGRLRRNGEQAAQEDEPSARHIITEHCYLIFGIGKRYAIELKDVQEIIDCGDLIQLTSDQGLIQGVINLRGRVVPVMSLRNFYTCPEHNVVGKELGPEDKLIIGRAGGNMVALLVDEIITIYKQEKYHATPSLRPELHSKKDTLDRLIEFINEEGLKEHVLVVNIANILRNHLKIEEAFSSGDAMLSAECSTGGLQDSSEQQSVRF from the coding sequence ATGAAAGACCAGCTTTTTGCCTCGTTTATTCTTGATCAGCAAACCGATGTTGAAATAGCCATGCCCGCCGAGCAGGTTGTGGAAGCATTGGTCTTGGATGAGCAGATCCAACCTCTGCCGACAGGGGCTGCGTTTCTCGAAGGGATTATGCCTCTGCGTGGCGATGTTATCCCGGTCATTAACCTCAAAAAACGGCTGGAGCTCGCTGTGACTGCTTATGGCCCTGAGGCCAAGGTGGCCGTGGTGCAGGTTAGATCGAAACGTTACGGTCTGCTGGTGGAGGATATTCGAGATGTTCTTCGGGTCGGATCGGAATCCATCGAAGCACTTCCTGCCTTTCTCATGAGTAAGGAGAGTGTGATCACCGATCTTATCAAGTTGGATGGGGGGAAGCGAACCCTGGAGCTCATTGATTTAGAGAAGCTCTTTCCCGGCTCTCCCGATAGTGTTGAAACCGACTCTAACCAGGGAGAAGTTATTGCTCCCCGGCAACGATGCTACCAGCAGTTTGTGCTCTACTCATGTCGAAATCAGGTGTACGGAGTCCCGGTGGCCGAAGCCCGTGAGATCTGTTTTTTTGCCAACATAGATGAAACCTTTCGGAGTGGCAAAGTCCAGGGGGCTCTGCAGTTACGTGGGCAAACAATCCCGGTTCTTTGCAGTGCCGTACTGTTAGGGTGTTCGACTGAGGATCTTAAGCCCACTGAAGATACGCGTATTTTGGTGATGCATTCAGAGACTCTGAGCTTTGGACTGATTGTGGATAAGGTACATCAGATCTTAGTTGTTGCCGAGGATGAGATATTGCCTATTCCAGGAGAGCATCTGCCTCATCTACAGGGGGTCTGCTCTTCTGCCAGCTTTACCAATATCATGCTGCTTAATGTTCAAGGGTTGATCAGCACCCAGATCGACAAGATCAGCGCCATGGGCAGGTTACGGCGCAATGGCGAGCAGGCTGCCCAGGAGGATGAACCCTCAGCCCGTCATATCATTACCGAACATTGCTATCTGATTTTTGGTATCGGTAAACGTTATGCCATTGAACTCAAAGATGTGCAGGAGATCATCGATTGCGGCGATTTGATCCAACTCACCAGTGATCAGGGACTCATCCAGGGGGTCATTAATCTTCGTGGTCGTGTGGTCCCGGTTATGAGCCTTCGGAATTTTTATACCTGCCCGGAGCATAATGTCGTGGGGAAAGAGTTGGGCCCGGAAGATAAACTCATTATCGGAAGGGCAGGGGGCAATATGGTGGCCCTTCTGGTCGACGAGATCATCACCATCTATAAACAAGAAAAATATCATGCAACCCCTTCGTTGCGGCCAGAGCTCCACTCCAAAAAGGATACCCTGGATCGGCTCATTGAATTTATCAACGAAGAAGGGCTCAAAGAACATGTACTGGTTGTCAATATAGCTAATATTTTGCGAAATCATCTGAAGATTGAAGAGGCATTTTCTTCGGGGGATGCGATGTTGAGTGCAGAATGTTCAACAGGTGGTCTGCAAGATTCCAGTGAACAGCAGAGTGTGAGGTTTTAA
- a CDS encoding sigma-54 dependent transcriptional regulator encodes MAKILIIDDDILLAETVADKLKSLDHESEATLSLAAGLQRAREGDFDIILLDVYLPDGNGLKMIEQLRVVPSDPQVIIMTGQGDPDGAELAIRHGAWCYLEKKTIIKEISLPLARALQYRQALYGKRAALKAVERDQLVGESPRFVQCLEILANAAASDTSVLISGESGTGKEAFARAIHANSKRSRGNFVVVDCTALPEQLVESVLFGHVKGAFTGADRSNRGLIRHADGGTLFLDEVGELPPATQKSFLRVLQERTFCPVGSQEECHSDFRLICASNRDLAQLTQHGDFREDLLYRLRGLSLHLPPLREREGDITLLVDHFLTRLIHRYGQESKECLPEVMELLCSYSWPGNVRELSQAMESAFAQAVYSPVLFSQHLPLHIRTAHARANVQRQSPTDVMLCGCDGTVFSWREAKEAFERDYTTRLLRQCKGNIMEAGRVSGLSRTRLYQLIKKYEQA; translated from the coding sequence ATGGCAAAAATTCTCATCATTGATGACGATATTCTGCTCGCTGAAACCGTGGCCGACAAGCTCAAGAGCCTGGATCACGAGTCCGAGGCCACTCTTTCCCTTGCAGCTGGCCTCCAGCGGGCCAGGGAGGGGGATTTTGATATTATTCTCCTTGATGTCTATCTTCCCGATGGCAATGGGTTGAAAATGATTGAACAGCTGCGTGTTGTCCCTTCGGATCCCCAGGTCATCATTATGACCGGGCAGGGGGATCCCGATGGCGCTGAGCTCGCTATCCGCCATGGTGCCTGGTGTTATCTTGAAAAAAAAACGATCATAAAAGAGATATCTCTGCCGCTTGCCAGAGCACTGCAATACCGGCAGGCGCTGTATGGAAAGCGGGCCGCACTGAAGGCGGTGGAGCGGGACCAGCTGGTGGGTGAAAGTCCTCGTTTTGTCCAGTGCCTAGAGATTCTCGCCAATGCGGCCGCCTCTGATACCAGTGTGCTCATCTCTGGGGAGTCGGGGACCGGCAAGGAGGCCTTTGCTCGGGCTATTCATGCCAATAGCAAACGATCACGAGGGAATTTTGTTGTGGTCGATTGTACGGCCCTGCCAGAACAACTGGTGGAATCAGTCCTCTTTGGGCATGTGAAGGGTGCCTTTACCGGGGCAGATCGGTCTAACCGGGGTCTGATACGTCATGCCGATGGGGGAACGCTTTTTTTAGATGAAGTGGGCGAGTTGCCCCCGGCTACCCAAAAGAGTTTTCTGCGGGTGCTCCAGGAACGAACCTTTTGCCCGGTGGGGAGTCAGGAGGAATGCCACAGTGATTTTCGCTTAATCTGCGCCTCGAATCGAGACCTGGCCCAACTGACCCAGCATGGAGATTTTCGCGAAGATTTACTCTATCGACTTCGCGGGCTGAGTTTACACCTCCCACCCCTGCGGGAGCGCGAAGGGGATATCACCCTCTTGGTCGATCATTTTCTTACCCGTCTGATTCACCGCTATGGTCAGGAATCTAAAGAATGTCTGCCTGAGGTTATGGAGCTGCTCTGCTCATACTCCTGGCCTGGTAACGTCCGTGAACTCTCCCAGGCAATGGAATCCGCCTTTGCCCAAGCTGTGTACTCTCCCGTACTTTTTTCCCAACATCTTCCTTTGCATATTCGAACCGCGCATGCCCGTGCCAATGTCCAGCGTCAAAGCCCGACCGATGTGATGCTCTGTGGATGTGATGGAACCGTTTTCAGCTGGCGAGAGGCGAAAGAAGCCTTTGAACGCGACTATACAACGCGTCTTTTGCGTCAATGTAAAGGGAATATCATGGAGGCAGGTCGTGTGTCCGGCCTTTCTCGAACCCGCTTATATCAGTTGATTAAAAAATACGAACAGGCCTAA
- a CDS encoding response regulator, whose amino-acid sequence MQTPSQLSREHAHAMKNIFSIIRANVEMIEEENHPDDVVQRRLLRIIASCERGEEIVEQIQAKKKEKSQGLFVGQKPDYVNDVGVLQGRILVVDDEPDVLKVIEHYLKDHELAISTLTSAGAAIEHLQRDGSRYDLVLTDLEMPYCNGVELCSFLQSHKPELPVIVMTGYGQSLDEVDLGTTPIRAVVAKPLDRKLLLATLGQFLAAS is encoded by the coding sequence ATGCAAACTCCCAGTCAGCTCAGTCGTGAACATGCCCACGCTATGAAAAATATTTTCAGTATTATCCGGGCCAATGTGGAAATGATTGAAGAGGAAAATCATCCCGATGATGTGGTGCAACGTCGATTGTTGCGGATTATTGCCTCCTGCGAACGGGGGGAAGAAATTGTAGAGCAGATTCAGGCGAAAAAAAAAGAAAAATCTCAGGGACTCTTTGTCGGTCAGAAGCCAGATTACGTCAATGACGTCGGCGTGCTGCAAGGGCGAATATTGGTCGTCGACGATGAGCCGGACGTGCTCAAAGTGATCGAACATTATCTCAAAGATCATGAACTGGCCATATCTACTCTGACAAGCGCAGGAGCCGCCATAGAGCATCTGCAAAGGGACGGGAGTCGCTATGATCTCGTCCTAACCGATTTGGAGATGCCGTACTGCAATGGTGTGGAGTTGTGCAGTTTTCTCCAATCGCATAAACCGGAGCTGCCAGTCATCGTCATGACTGGCTATGGGCAAAGTTTAGATGAGGTTGATCTAGGTACCACCCCAATACGAGCCGTTGTTGCCAAACCGCTTGATCGAAAGCTACTGCTTGCCACCCTAGGGCAATTCCTGGCGGCTTCCTGA